From Pusillibacter faecalis, one genomic window encodes:
- a CDS encoding LysR family transcriptional regulator: MDIKQMKYFLEICKHGSISHAAESLFISQQGLSSAVRRLESELHCDLFYRKSNSLVLTDQGKFFLEQASSIVSEFDKLQNHFLFSGGSDNHISVICVYNIISKSPLALQRLLLDNTSGIEISIGECYSSDCAQYLENDECNFAISYDIDDWGSQFEVIPLFWVEHCFIVHRSNPLAQLNEIPIEQLQGARMIFPAQRTAIRAKLDQLFEEHHIHPLIVFQTNQALQIYNLVANDHSLVARVTVADAEAINNPEFKLLRLRDVNVSTNVVLVHRCDRQLSLAERAFRQDVLAAVKAT, encoded by the coding sequence ATGGATATTAAACAGATGAAGTACTTTCTCGAAATCTGCAAACATGGGAGCATCTCCCACGCCGCAGAGAGTTTGTTTATCTCACAGCAGGGATTGAGCAGTGCGGTCCGCCGGCTGGAGTCTGAGCTTCACTGTGATCTGTTTTATCGGAAGAGCAACTCCCTGGTTCTAACGGACCAAGGGAAGTTTTTCCTGGAACAGGCCTCGAGCATTGTGTCCGAATTTGATAAGCTGCAGAACCATTTCCTGTTCTCCGGCGGCTCCGACAACCACATCTCCGTCATCTGTGTCTATAACATCATCTCCAAGAGCCCGCTGGCGCTTCAGCGGCTCCTGCTGGACAACACCTCCGGCATAGAGATTTCCATCGGCGAGTGCTACTCCAGTGACTGTGCCCAATACCTCGAAAATGACGAGTGTAATTTTGCAATCAGCTATGATATTGATGATTGGGGTAGTCAGTTTGAGGTCATTCCACTCTTCTGGGTCGAACACTGTTTCATCGTTCACCGAAGTAATCCCCTGGCCCAGCTGAACGAGATCCCCATTGAGCAGCTGCAGGGTGCCCGCATGATTTTCCCCGCGCAGCGCACCGCTATCCGCGCAAAACTGGATCAGCTGTTTGAAGAGCATCATATCCATCCGCTTATTGTCTTTCAGACGAATCAGGCTCTCCAGATTTATAACCTTGTCGCCAACGACCACTCGCTGGTCGCCCGCGTCACTGTTGCCGACGCCGAGGCAATCAACAACCCTGAGTTTAAGCTTCTCCGCTTGCGCGACGTCAATGTTTCGACCAATGTCGTTCTGGTCCACCGGTGTGACCGCCAGCTCTCCCTCGCGGAGCGCGCGTTTCGCCAGGATGTGCTGGCTGCCGTCAAGGCCACTTAA
- a CDS encoding acetyl-CoA hydrolase/transferase family protein, giving the protein MNYEGIYRSKLTDKSTAMDLVKSNDRIMVYGGANVFLESLCERSEQLENVELYTMFMLNQDYPFLRGQTEGHITHYGTFVSPPMRAAAKDGFPQGTILAHYSDTDRMVQQRIKPTFMFVQCTPMDSEGYFTMGFNSLGHAIGIEMAERIVVQVNPRLPRILGECNKIHISKVTAVFEEEAQLYTAPKKEVFDETDYKAAQLIADRIPNGATLQIGVGRIPDAVGNLLDGHKDLGVHTEMFSVSLMNLMKKGVINNSRKSLKPGKTVFAFAGGQRATQEIYDFVDNNPDIEMNPISWVNDPYVVAELTNFISINSAIAVDLTGQVCSESIGTTTFSGPGGQADFIRGAKLAPGGQSYILINSTGKKKDGTLFSKINLALAPGSGVTGSRADVQYIVTEYGVAEIRFRSIAERARAMISIAHPQFREQLTYEARKAGYFI; this is encoded by the coding sequence ATGAATTATGAAGGAATATATCGGTCAAAGCTGACGGATAAATCCACGGCGATGGATTTGGTCAAATCCAACGACAGGATCATGGTCTATGGTGGAGCAAATGTGTTTTTGGAGAGCCTCTGTGAGAGAAGCGAGCAGCTGGAAAATGTGGAGCTCTACACCATGTTCATGCTGAACCAGGATTATCCGTTTCTGAGAGGCCAGACCGAGGGACATATCACGCATTACGGAACATTTGTCAGCCCTCCAATGCGGGCTGCCGCAAAGGATGGCTTCCCGCAGGGAACCATTCTGGCCCACTATAGCGACACAGACCGCATGGTACAGCAGAGAATCAAGCCTACTTTTATGTTTGTTCAGTGTACCCCCATGGACAGCGAGGGTTATTTCACCATGGGCTTCAATTCCTTAGGCCACGCCATCGGCATTGAGATGGCGGAGAGGATCGTAGTTCAGGTCAACCCCCGGCTGCCTCGGATTCTGGGAGAGTGCAACAAGATCCATATCAGTAAGGTGACTGCAGTCTTTGAGGAGGAGGCGCAGCTGTACACAGCCCCTAAGAAAGAAGTTTTTGATGAGACTGATTATAAGGCGGCACAGCTGATCGCCGACCGGATTCCCAACGGCGCGACGCTGCAGATCGGCGTCGGGCGAATCCCCGACGCAGTGGGGAATCTGCTGGACGGCCACAAAGACTTGGGCGTTCACACGGAGATGTTTTCCGTCTCGCTGATGAATCTCATGAAAAAGGGCGTCATTAACAACAGCCGGAAATCCTTGAAACCCGGAAAGACCGTGTTTGCGTTCGCAGGCGGACAGCGGGCCACCCAGGAAATTTACGATTTCGTGGACAACAACCCCGACATTGAGATGAACCCAATTTCCTGGGTCAACGATCCGTATGTGGTCGCAGAGCTTACGAACTTCATCTCCATCAACTCCGCGATTGCGGTGGATCTGACCGGTCAGGTCTGTTCGGAGAGCATTGGCACCACCACCTTCAGCGGCCCGGGCGGGCAGGCGGACTTTATCCGCGGAGCCAAGCTGGCCCCTGGCGGACAGTCCTACATTCTCATCAATTCCACCGGTAAGAAAAAAGATGGAACGCTCTTCTCCAAGATCAACCTGGCGCTGGCCCCCGGTTCTGGTGTCACAGGCTCTCGGGCCGACGTGCAGTACATTGTGACGGAGTACGGTGTCGCGGAGATCCGCTTCCGCAGCATTGCGGAGCGTGCCCGGGCCATGATTTCCATCGCGCACCCCCAGTTCCGTGAGCAGCTGACGTATGAGGCCAGAAAGGCTGGCTACTTCATCTGA
- a CDS encoding 2-oxoacid:acceptor oxidoreductase family protein yields MSEIRLHGRGGQGVVVAAEVMSNAMMKQGKYCSVFPSFGIERRGTAVIAFARVADAPVREKSKCYHPDILMVFDPSLLSKPETYEGFRNGGTIVACGTDVNEVLASGVKPGRIVMVDGLKIAFETIKKNITNMIMLGTFAKATGMVGIEDLQAAMVTGLGPAMAKKNETAMKRGYDEAVIYDYDNVEKEEKAKPLFLEHITSCKQPPKPAYEAPWGDTSETYQIAATGTWRFRRPVVEKENCVKCGICASYCPVQCIKTDNEGYYVPDYDYCKGCGICVNECPKKTISMQLEEK; encoded by the coding sequence ATGAGTGAGATCAGATTGCATGGCCGTGGCGGCCAGGGTGTTGTCGTCGCAGCTGAGGTCATGTCCAACGCCATGATGAAGCAGGGAAAGTACTGCTCTGTTTTTCCCTCGTTCGGCATTGAGCGAAGAGGCACTGCGGTCATCGCGTTTGCGCGGGTTGCGGATGCGCCTGTCCGGGAGAAGAGCAAGTGCTATCACCCAGACATTTTAATGGTGTTTGATCCTTCTTTGCTGAGCAAGCCCGAGACCTATGAGGGCTTCCGCAACGGCGGGACCATCGTTGCCTGCGGTACAGATGTCAACGAGGTTCTAGCCTCCGGTGTCAAGCCCGGAAGAATCGTGATGGTGGACGGACTGAAGATCGCCTTTGAAACCATTAAGAAGAATATTACCAACATGATTATGCTGGGCACCTTTGCGAAGGCCACCGGTATGGTGGGAATCGAGGACCTACAGGCCGCCATGGTGACAGGCCTAGGTCCCGCGATGGCCAAGAAGAACGAGACCGCCATGAAGCGCGGCTATGATGAGGCTGTCATTTACGATTACGACAATGTCGAGAAGGAAGAAAAGGCCAAACCGCTGTTTCTGGAGCACATTACCTCCTGTAAACAACCGCCCAAACCCGCCTACGAGGCTCCTTGGGGCGACACCTCCGAGACCTATCAGATCGCCGCCACGGGGACCTGGAGATTCCGCCGTCCCGTGGTGGAGAAGGAGAACTGCGTCAAGTGCGGAATCTGCGCCTCCTATTGTCCTGTCCAGTGCATCAAGACGGACAACGAGGGCTATTACGTCCCCGATTATGACTATTGCAAGGGGTGCGGTATCTGTGTGAACGAATGCCCCAAGAAGACGATCTCTATGCAGCTGGAAGAGAAATAA
- the porA gene encoding pyruvate synthase subunit PorA, which produces MLKVLSGNKAAVYGAKLARVEVAAVYPITPQSQISEDITKVVAAGELDCDIIEVEGEHSAMSAIIGASTVGARVFTATSSWGLAYMNEPLMVCAGMRIPAVMVDVTRETPAQRGVSTSRQDVMTVRDCGWLELDPASPQEVLDSVLMAYRLAEDPEILLPVMVASDGFYMSHAYEPVDVPTQEQVDQFLEPVSGCNRTTFQDGRAMQFDVGYSGVNFIKYRYQTQKAIEKAKEVFPRIEREFEEIFGRKYGGMIEEYFSQDADVLLMTAGSAAGNAKAVVDSAREYGLNVGLIRERMFRPYPKEELRRILKGKKAVGIIDRSICLGWDCGHLMQETQAALCGMEDAPKLVNFIDGLSSTDVTIEHIERALAITLAAAKGETVDECNWLSWED; this is translated from the coding sequence ATGCTGAAGGTTTTAAGTGGTAACAAGGCTGCCGTCTATGGTGCAAAGCTGGCCCGTGTGGAAGTGGCAGCCGTGTATCCCATCACTCCGCAGTCCCAGATTTCCGAGGATATTACCAAGGTCGTCGCGGCCGGCGAGCTGGACTGCGATATTATCGAGGTGGAGGGCGAGCACTCCGCGATGAGCGCAATCATCGGCGCCAGCACGGTGGGCGCACGTGTCTTTACGGCAACCTCCTCCTGGGGGCTTGCCTACATGAACGAGCCGCTGATGGTCTGTGCCGGCATGCGGATTCCCGCCGTCATGGTAGACGTGACCCGGGAGACCCCTGCCCAGCGCGGCGTCAGCACCAGCCGCCAGGATGTTATGACCGTGAGAGACTGCGGCTGGCTGGAGTTGGACCCCGCCTCCCCGCAGGAGGTTCTTGACTCTGTCTTGATGGCCTATCGTCTGGCGGAGGACCCTGAGATTCTGCTGCCTGTGATGGTGGCCAGCGACGGCTTCTATATGTCCCACGCCTATGAACCTGTCGATGTTCCCACGCAAGAGCAGGTTGACCAGTTCCTGGAGCCGGTCTCCGGCTGCAACCGGACGACATTTCAGGACGGCAGGGCAATGCAGTTTGATGTAGGCTATTCCGGCGTGAACTTTATCAAGTACCGCTACCAGACACAGAAGGCAATTGAAAAGGCCAAGGAGGTATTTCCCAGAATTGAGAGGGAATTTGAGGAGATCTTTGGAAGAAAGTATGGCGGTATGATTGAGGAGTATTTCTCCCAGGATGCTGACGTCCTGCTGATGACCGCCGGCTCCGCCGCAGGCAATGCAAAGGCTGTGGTGGACTCCGCCCGCGAGTACGGTCTGAACGTGGGACTGATCCGAGAGCGCATGTTCCGCCCCTATCCCAAGGAGGAACTGCGGCGCATTCTGAAGGGGAAAAAGGCCGTTGGCATCATCGACCGCAGTATCTGCTTAGGCTGGGACTGCGGACACCTGATGCAGGAGACCCAGGCCGCGCTCTGCGGCATGGAGGATGCCCCCAAGCTGGTGAACTTCATCGACGGCCTGTCCAGCACGGATGTGACCATCGAACATATTGAACGTGCTCTGGCCATCACACTGGCCGCCGCAAAGGGCGAGACCGTGGACGAGTGCAACTGGCTGAGCTGGGAAGACTAA
- a CDS encoding thiamine pyrophosphate-dependent enzyme, whose product MSVNVKENLVSPGLPLCESCMMELIVRMAVEACGEDTILFGGPCCCVMQEKTGVQYYGTMMTNMASSASGVSRALRRQGKDTTCLCIAGDGTTADIAFGCVSAAAERGERILYICYDNEAYMNTGIQRSSTTPWGAWTNTTPIDTNSRGKKASPKPVAVLMAEHGCAYASTCNPAYMKDFKEKLKKAVDATKHGFAYLHVLSACPTGWKAPGDKAIEMSRMATQTNYFPLWEAEYGEFRMTVKTQPRKPITEFTKYMRRFAHLTPEELDFLQKDVDTRYEHVARLCKN is encoded by the coding sequence ATGTCTGTGAATGTGAAAGAAAACCTGGTTTCTCCGGGTCTGCCCCTGTGCGAGAGCTGCATGATGGAGCTGATTGTCCGTATGGCCGTCGAGGCGTGTGGCGAGGACACCATTCTCTTCGGCGGCCCCTGCTGTTGCGTGATGCAGGAAAAGACCGGAGTCCAGTACTACGGCACCATGATGACCAACATGGCCTCCAGCGCCTCCGGTGTTTCCCGCGCTCTGCGCCGCCAGGGCAAGGACACGACTTGCCTTTGTATTGCCGGCGACGGCACTACCGCCGACATCGCCTTCGGCTGCGTATCCGCGGCTGCAGAGCGCGGCGAGCGAATTTTGTACATTTGCTATGACAACGAGGCCTATATGAATACAGGTATCCAGCGCTCCTCTACTACGCCTTGGGGGGCCTGGACGAATACCACACCCATCGACACCAACAGCCGCGGCAAAAAAGCCAGCCCCAAGCCCGTCGCTGTTTTGATGGCGGAGCATGGCTGCGCCTATGCCTCCACCTGTAACCCTGCCTATATGAAAGATTTCAAGGAAAAGCTGAAGAAAGCGGTTGACGCCACCAAGCACGGCTTTGCCTATCTGCACGTCCTCTCCGCATGCCCCACTGGCTGGAAGGCGCCCGGAGACAAGGCTATCGAGATGTCCCGTATGGCCACCCAGACGAACTACTTCCCCCTTTGGGAGGCAGAGTACGGCGAATTCCGCATGACCGTCAAGACGCAGCCCCGGAAGCCGATCACGGAATTCACCAAGTACATGCGCCGTTTCGCTCACCTGACGCCGGAGGAGTTGGACTTCCTGCAAAAGGATGTGGACACCCGCTATGAGCATGTGGCACGCCTTTGTAAGAACTGA
- a CDS encoding malate dehydrogenase: protein MKLGIIGGAGLLGSTTAFVLGMRDILDEIKLVDLNDNAAKNQAMDMGQAILPFSRTKITPAHYADLGDCEVILVTANMSTRQVTDRSERLKDNMGLLGPITAEIKAVCRQDPIVIICTNPVDVFTYVGWKLMGSDRSKVIGFSSNDTMRLKWAVAEVKGLDYRRLECVCIGEHGDAQVRLLDQMTYDGQPLTLTAEETETVICLTKEWFKEFSGLGIKRSTGWTSGVNLAEMIEAIMTDSKKLLPCSAVFGGEFGYNDVACGALCRLGKNGVEEITLPLNNGQKAEMDAAVAKIKEQISWTNL from the coding sequence ATGAAATTAGGAATCATAGGCGGCGCCGGCCTTTTGGGGTCCACCACCGCGTTTGTGCTTGGCATGCGGGACATTCTGGACGAGATCAAGCTGGTCGATCTGAATGACAATGCCGCGAAAAATCAGGCCATGGACATGGGCCAGGCCATCCTGCCCTTCTCCAGAACCAAGATTACTCCCGCACATTACGCGGACCTTGGCGACTGCGAGGTGATTCTGGTGACAGCGAATATGTCCACCCGCCAGGTCACAGACCGCAGCGAACGCCTTAAGGACAACATGGGGCTTCTTGGCCCGATTACCGCGGAGATCAAGGCTGTGTGCAGGCAGGACCCTATCGTGATCATTTGCACCAACCCGGTGGATGTTTTTACCTATGTCGGCTGGAAACTGATGGGCAGTGACCGCAGCAAGGTGATCGGCTTTTCCTCCAATGATACGATGCGTCTGAAGTGGGCTGTGGCGGAGGTCAAGGGGCTGGATTACCGTCGGCTGGAGTGTGTATGTATCGGTGAGCATGGCGACGCACAGGTGCGTCTGCTGGACCAGATGACCTATGACGGGCAGCCACTCACCCTGACGGCGGAGGAGACGGAGACCGTCATCTGTTTAACGAAGGAGTGGTTCAAGGAATTTTCTGGTCTGGGCATCAAGCGCAGCACCGGCTGGACCTCCGGTGTCAATCTGGCAGAGATGATTGAGGCGATCATGACGGACAGCAAAAAGCTGCTGCCCTGTTCTGCGGTGTTCGGCGGAGAGTTTGGCTACAACGACGTTGCCTGTGGCGCGCTGTGTAGGCTGGGGAAAAACGGCGTGGAGGAGATCACGCTGCCTCTGAACAATGGACAGAAGGCAGAGATGGACGCAGCGGTTGCAAAAATTAAGGAACAGATTTCCTGGACCAACCTGTAA
- a CDS encoding NAD(P)-dependent oxidoreductase encodes MEHSLGFLGFGEAASQIACGFHTQGITENAAYDVAMNTKGGQKKLLGERLQETDVTPVESIEQLMRRSRIIFLVVPAKFARDAAMEALPYMTKEHIFCDLTTNKPSVKEELGRSFAERGYLYVDASVMGAVPIYQHRTPMYVCGNGAKEMIRLMTPLGMNLTYVGEEAGRAVKMKLTRSIFVKGVEALTLETLMTARKLGIEKEIVEGIEASFQKLGFTRFCGQLVTSGVLHAERRSYEALECRELEDELGLNSLMAEAAFQKLKWYAEYGYTKMDPLPLCSSLDELYTLWERTGVL; translated from the coding sequence ATGGAACACAGCCTTGGGTTTCTTGGCTTTGGGGAGGCGGCGTCTCAGATCGCATGTGGTTTTCACACACAGGGCATCACGGAAAACGCCGCCTATGATGTGGCAATGAACACAAAGGGAGGACAGAAAAAATTGCTGGGGGAGCGCCTGCAGGAGACAGACGTGACCCCAGTGGAGTCTATCGAACAGCTGATGAGGCGTAGCAGGATTATTTTCCTGGTCGTCCCGGCAAAGTTTGCAAGGGACGCGGCCATGGAGGCCCTGCCTTATATGACGAAGGAGCACATCTTTTGCGATCTGACCACCAATAAGCCATCGGTAAAGGAAGAACTTGGACGGTCATTTGCAGAGAGGGGGTATTTGTATGTGGATGCCTCCGTAATGGGAGCAGTTCCCATCTACCAGCATCGGACGCCTATGTATGTCTGCGGAAATGGGGCGAAGGAGATGATCCGGCTCATGACCCCGCTTGGCATGAACCTTACATATGTGGGGGAAGAGGCCGGAAGGGCTGTCAAAATGAAGCTCACCCGCAGCATTTTCGTCAAGGGCGTAGAGGCACTGACCCTGGAGACGCTCATGACGGCGAGAAAGCTTGGGATTGAGAAGGAGATCGTGGAGGGCATTGAGGCGTCCTTCCAAAAACTGGGCTTCACCCGCTTTTGTGGACAGCTGGTGACAAGCGGTGTTCTGCACGCGGAGCGGCGATCCTATGAGGCGTTGGAATGCAGGGAGTTGGAGGATGAGTTGGGCCTGAACTCTCTCATGGCGGAGGCAGCCTTCCAAAAGCTCAAGTGGTATGCGGAGTACGGTTACACAAAAATGGACCCACTGCCTCTGTGCAGCAGTCTGGACGAGCTGTATACCCTCTGGGAGAGAACAGGAGTACTCTGA
- a CDS encoding tripartite tricarboxylate transporter substrate binding protein produces the protein MKKKLLSLLMAAMMMTAILAGCGGDTAPADDSVGDGSGAVANPDYPNNGTINCVVGWSAGGTTDLVARKVAALMSQELGCNNNCTNVNGASGSIAATQVTAEGTDGETAWGGMISAINTWRAMGYNDMSWKDWYTFISCQTDFVLVVAGSSDFETYQDFVDYAAANPGKLSSGNPGLGSVGHLAAVTFCNAFGIETNHVPYSGGRAAAIGVMGGEIDYLFIAYGDVYDLIESGDLKPLACTGESDKIVTMADDTEITIPTLDGEKPEIAETTNKLAMWGVALPRTAPAEQVLAFQQAWQDAVDSEEFKAYCEEIGIKPAAITGDEADKLLSEGEAVYVELLESLDMTTVSAADLGIASSAEYSWDNVDTSDLIPWPAA, from the coding sequence ATGAAAAAGAAATTGTTGTCCCTGTTGATGGCGGCCATGATGATGACTGCGATTCTGGCCGGCTGCGGAGGCGATACCGCTCCCGCAGACGACTCCGTCGGAGACGGAAGCGGCGCTGTGGCAAACCCTGACTACCCGAACAACGGAACCATCAACTGCGTGGTCGGCTGGTCAGCCGGCGGTACCACGGATTTGGTGGCACGCAAGGTGGCAGCCCTGATGTCCCAGGAACTAGGCTGCAACAACAACTGTACCAATGTCAACGGCGCTTCTGGCTCCATTGCCGCCACGCAGGTGACTGCGGAGGGCACCGACGGCGAAACCGCCTGGGGCGGTATGATCTCCGCGATTAACACCTGGCGCGCCATGGGCTATAACGATATGAGCTGGAAGGACTGGTACACGTTTATCAGCTGCCAAACGGACTTCGTCCTGGTCGTGGCGGGCAGCTCTGATTTTGAAACCTATCAGGACTTCGTGGATTATGCCGCTGCCAATCCCGGCAAACTGAGCTCCGGCAACCCCGGCCTGGGCAGCGTCGGGCATCTGGCCGCCGTTACCTTCTGCAACGCGTTCGGTATTGAGACCAACCATGTTCCCTATTCCGGCGGTCGCGCCGCTGCAATCGGCGTTATGGGCGGTGAGATCGATTATCTGTTCATCGCCTACGGCGACGTGTATGACCTGATTGAATCCGGAGACCTGAAGCCTCTGGCCTGCACCGGCGAAAGCGACAAGATTGTTACCATGGCAGACGATACGGAGATTACAATCCCCACACTGGACGGCGAGAAACCTGAGATTGCGGAGACCACCAACAAGTTGGCCATGTGGGGCGTGGCCCTTCCTCGGACCGCCCCTGCCGAACAGGTCCTAGCCTTCCAGCAGGCATGGCAGGATGCCGTGGATTCCGAAGAGTTTAAGGCTTACTGTGAGGAAATCGGCATCAAACCTGCTGCCATCACCGGTGATGAGGCCGACAAGCTCCTCTCCGAGGGCGAGGCCGTCTATGTAGAGCTGTTGGAGAGCTTGGATATGACCACCGTCAGCGCTGCTGATCTTGGCATCGCATCCTCTGCAGAATACAGTTGGGACAACGTGGACACCTCCGACCTAATCCCCTGGCCCGCCGCCTGA
- a CDS encoding tripartite tricarboxylate transporter TctB family protein has product MAQKLKQGAEGIVIMLIGLFLLVNSINIPNNPIKQEGMANVLAQAKFVPIVMSAGVLILGAVLFLKQVGGKDKSASLTKAEWTRMGVVLVLTAAYIFAAYMFKFMIPTIVYAFALVFFLNWKARKSWQIVFFAILVIALGLYGMPLLINLKIPML; this is encoded by the coding sequence TTGGCACAAAAGCTGAAACAAGGCGCAGAGGGAATTGTCATCATGCTGATCGGCCTTTTCCTGCTGGTCAACTCCATCAACATTCCCAACAACCCCATTAAGCAGGAGGGAATGGCGAATGTGCTGGCGCAGGCCAAGTTTGTTCCCATTGTGATGAGCGCGGGGGTCTTGATCCTGGGCGCGGTACTCTTCCTCAAGCAGGTGGGCGGCAAGGATAAGAGCGCCAGCCTGACAAAGGCGGAGTGGACTCGCATGGGCGTTGTACTGGTTCTGACAGCTGCGTATATTTTTGCCGCATACATGTTCAAGTTCATGATTCCCACCATCGTCTACGCATTCGCGTTGGTGTTCTTCCTGAATTGGAAGGCCAGAAAGAGCTGGCAGATCGTGTTTTTTGCGATTCTGGTGATTGCGCTGGGGTTATATGGCATGCCGCTGCTGATCAACCTCAAGATTCCCATGCTGTGA
- a CDS encoding tripartite tricarboxylate transporter permease — protein MSIVAEWSYLPSTLLDIITDPWTLLILLGGVILGYIIGVIPGLGPTMGMALVLGIIYKMETNHALALLLGILVAAISTGGITACLANIPGTAAAAATVVDGYPLARKGRGAEAVGYTLYSSIFACVASMIIVFFIQPFVATVALKFGNWEVFLFCLFGLIIVGSLVGKDVVRGWISALLGVILALVGCETIQSVQVLTFGKPALMSGLNSTVAILGLFGLGEVFFTLRENSPIKVTGQSGFPKINLREFGRNKLNILRSLFAGMWVGFIPGIGESAACWFSYDLAKKGAKHPEKFGKGEPAGVIAAEIANNASTVGALIPSLALGIPGSATTSVFIAALFLLGFRPGPTLMNDAPGILCKITVLMVLAGILLAVVGFFLSRFAIKFLTVDNNLLMPFVVVFCVVGSYATTYTMTSVLMLLFFGVLGMLMKIYKYPIPPMLLGLLIGRTLDEYFRRSILQYPNDPIGMVTRPIGIAISIFLIFMIILSFKTSKTTTKTDEEMEEIEKNLQEAVSEEA, from the coding sequence ATGTCAATTGTAGCAGAATGGTCCTATCTTCCCTCCACACTGTTGGATATCATCACAGATCCCTGGACACTGCTGATCCTGCTGGGCGGCGTTATACTGGGCTATATCATCGGCGTGATCCCAGGCCTGGGTCCCACGATGGGCATGGCGCTGGTTCTTGGCATTATCTATAAGATGGAAACCAACCATGCACTGGCGCTGCTGCTGGGAATTCTGGTGGCTGCCATCTCAACAGGCGGCATTACGGCATGTCTAGCTAACATTCCGGGCACAGCCGCCGCCGCGGCCACCGTTGTGGATGGGTACCCCCTGGCAAGAAAGGGACGCGGCGCGGAAGCGGTTGGCTACACGCTCTACTCCTCCATCTTTGCCTGCGTCGCGTCTATGATCATCGTGTTCTTTATTCAGCCGTTCGTCGCCACGGTTGCCTTGAAGTTTGGCAACTGGGAGGTCTTTTTATTCTGTCTGTTCGGACTGATCATCGTCGGCTCCCTGGTGGGCAAGGATGTGGTGCGCGGGTGGATTTCCGCTCTGTTAGGCGTAATCCTGGCGCTGGTGGGCTGCGAAACCATTCAGTCCGTGCAGGTGCTGACCTTTGGAAAGCCTGCGCTGATGAGCGGTCTGAACAGCACGGTGGCCATTCTGGGTCTGTTCGGCCTGGGCGAGGTGTTCTTCACACTGCGTGAAAACTCCCCCATCAAGGTCACTGGACAGTCTGGCTTCCCCAAGATCAATCTCCGCGAGTTCGGCCGCAACAAGCTGAACATCCTCCGCAGCCTGTTTGCCGGCATGTGGGTCGGCTTCATCCCGGGCATCGGTGAGTCCGCAGCCTGTTGGTTCTCCTATGATCTGGCGAAGAAAGGGGCCAAGCATCCGGAGAAATTCGGAAAGGGCGAGCCTGCGGGCGTCATCGCCGCGGAGATTGCCAATAATGCGTCCACGGTCGGTGCCTTGATCCCCAGCTTGGCGCTGGGCATTCCCGGCAGTGCAACGACCTCGGTGTTTATCGCAGCACTGTTCCTGCTGGGCTTCCGTCCCGGTCCCACACTCATGAACGACGCACCCGGCATCCTCTGCAAGATCACGGTTCTGATGGTCCTGGCCGGTATTCTGCTGGCCGTTGTGGGCTTTTTCCTGTCCCGGTTCGCCATCAAGTTCCTAACGGTTGACAACAACCTGCTGATGCCGTTTGTTGTGGTGTTCTGCGTAGTTGGTTCCTACGCCACGACCTATACCATGACCAGCGTGCTGATGCTGCTGTTCTTCGGCGTTCTGGGCATGCTGATGAAGATCTACAAGTATCCGATTCCTCCCATGCTGCTGGGACTGCTGATCGGCCGGACCCTGGACGAGTACTTCCGGCGGTCCATCTTGCAGTATCCTAATGACCCCATCGGCATGGTGACTCGCCCCATTGGTATCGCGATTTCCATTTTCCTGATTTTCATGATCATCCTTAGTTTCAAGACCTCCAAAACAACGACAAAGACGGACGAAGAAATGGAGGAGATTGAGAAGAATCTACAAGAAGCTGTTTCTGAAGAGGCATAA